TATTATAAAAATATACAATTGTACAATGGGTCGGCCGTGGTTCTATGTAGGCTAGTTATGCTAATATACTTGAGACCAGTGTATTGCAGTTAATTTAGTCTTTGACTTAGTAAGTAAAATGTCTGTGAGTGTATTTGAGTATAAACAGGTAAACAACAATGAGTCCCAGACAGTTGGCAATGgaacaggtattcccaaactgacGTCGAGGGTactccaaataaaaatgtgattcacacatatattttttttaaataataacaataaaaaaatattcacattttaaaatagtccatttatattttccaacagggctatacatttgggtgagatttatttctcgcctgagtagcctcgtttcactgcccccaaaaaaattaaaccatctagtattcggcaaaataacaacacaatgtcaaatacaggtagcctcgtcaaataattaacatccaaccacattaaccgttactctctcactggaattccactaacggtccatatgtagccaaacatagctgctgctcattccgtttgctcgaaaattgataaaCGGTTAAAAAGAAGTAAGGCCTGCGTCCATAGAGATGCATACCAGCTCTACTGATAGTACTGTTACTACCAGCAgttctacacctgcacctgtttacaacacaagttgttctgcgtccatagagacacataccagctctactggtagtactgttacttccagcagtactacaccttcACCTGTCAACGACACAAGTTGTTTGCTTCCACGAGctcatccaatgctagcatcagtaattctacatttgttgttagcccagctaacatggacactgacagttgtgaatctgatgcagcagACGAGCTATTGCCCCCTTACcggggaaagcaccgaacaacagacagggacgttggaccatcgaagatgtgcaaatatgatgagaactacattgatttgggttTCACTTAtgttgggagtagtgcctttcctcagccacagtgtgttatatgtgcaaaagtactatctcacaacttgaTGAAACCTCCACTCTTGcccagacatttagaaacaaaacatgcccatttgaaaaataagccacaggagttttttgagtgagaattaagacgacttttgagtagtaagacatgtataaaagcaacagataccattaataagaagggctAGAAGAGTCTTATATGGTGATCTACCGAgaggctaggacaggcaagccccatgctACTGGACAACAGGACAGCTTTGttacatcaaatggactttgatgATTGGTAtctactgatggcgcaaaagccatgacggggagacatagtggagtgtaATGCTCGtacaagcagttgctcccaacaCCACTTGGgttcactgcagcatccaccaagtggctcttgctgccaagggaatgcctgacagcttgaaagacattttggacactacagtgaaaatggttaactttgttaaagcaaggccactgaactctcgtgtattttctgcattatgcaatgatatgggcagcgaccatgtaacgcttttacaacatacagaagtgcgctggttatcaagggacaaagtattgacacatttttattaattgagagacgagcttaaagttttctttactgaacataattttcacttgtctgatgAGTATCTCACAatactggcctatctgggtgatgttttttttccgcctgaatgatctgaatctaggattacagggactctccacaatgatattgtcacaccctgaccatagtttactttgtatatttctatgttgtggttggtcagggtgtgatctgagtgggcattctatgttacatgtctagtttgtctagttctatgttcggcctgatatggttctcaatcagaggcaggtgttcgtcattgtctctgattgggaaccatatttaggtagcctgggtttcactgtgtgtttgtgggtgattgttcctgtctatgtgtttttcaccagataggctgttttaggttttcgttacgttcatcacgttctttattttgtagtgtttgcattgattcgtgttttacgtttgttcattaaaacatggatcgcaatctacacgctgcattttggtccgactctccttctcacgaagaaaaccgttacagatattcaatgtgtgggacaaaattgaggctatgattaagaagttggagcacGATTGGGCTGAGCTCAGAATATCCTGACTTGgcaaatcgcactgttaagacactattgccctttgcaaccatgtacctatgtgagagtggattctcggtcctcactagcatgaaaactaaatacatgccCAGACTGTGTAtgggaaatgatttaagactgagactctctctaatacaacccaacattgcagagttatgtgcatcctttcaagcacaccctcctcattaacctgtggtgagttattcacaattgcagatgaacaaataaggttttatatgtaagatggttaactaaagagcaaaattattgattatcattatattattacttgtgccctggtcctataatagctctttgtcacttcctacTTTGTTGTGACTAAAACTCACACTCATTTTTATGTTtaactgtattgtactgtatagtgtgtgtgtgtgtcaggcttacaataaacgcaaaaaaaaaaaacatttgagagtgcactgaccattgtgctggagggggtacgcagctggagattgaatgtttgaaggggtacgggacaaaaaaagtttgggaaccactgtttgaATAGAACATACCAGAGGGGGGCATTGTTTACTAGGCTGCCTATATTATTTGGATCATCTGATTACCACCAGTGTTTGTCATACATTGAGGTTATTGACAGACCAGTGGACTCCTTTTCCTAAAGAGATGTACGTATAGCATTTATAGAATGGCATGTACTTCTAAGTAGCAGCAACATCAGCCAGGGAAACTAATTTTTCTTACTTTGATAGAACATTTTACTTTGATAGATTTTTCTGCCTGTGGTGCTCTTTACCACTGGTGGTAACTAGTTGCACAAGTGAATAACAGCTGCTATGTTATTCTAGCTGACATACTAATGTTGTGTTGATGTGATCATACACTACTCATTGTTCAGATTTTAAACTCTAATGGCTGCACAGACCCATGGTACCAAGCCTGTTCCCAGGCCAAAAAGCACTTTCAGTATCAATCATTGAACATGCTTTTAAATGAAGTGGTATGAATGAAACTGCCCACCAAGTTGATGTTTGTGCCTCTGCCTCCACCAGGTTGTGGTGCTGTGGGTGGGCACCCATAATCACAGTCACACTGCAGAACAGATCTGTGGAGGCATTATGGCCATAGTCCAACTCATCAAGGACAAGCTGCCGAAGGCTTACACTCTCGTACTGGTGGGTTTTTCTTCCTCTTCTACCACATGTGACTTAAACCGTTGTAATGGGAAATGTTTGATTAATCATTTTCCTGTATGTGATTCACTGTTACTAAGTACTGATGTTCCTTCCTTTGACCTGTATGAATGTGACTGAATGCTCTCCCATTTGTTCACCTGGAAAATCCCCTTTACAATCATTAACCTTTTGATAACCCAAACCTAAATTATGAACTGCATACTTTATGGACTCCATTATCATTGCTAACTATATTGGCACGTTTGTCCTTTGATCGTCTAGTGACTATAATGCACAGTAGGTTGGTGGGACCTTCATTGGGGAGAATGGGCTTGTGGTATGGAATGGCTGAAGCTGAATCAGTGGAATACTATCACACACATGGTtttcaggtgtttgatgccattccatttgctccattccgaACGTTATTATGaaccgttctcccctcagcagcctcctgtgctatCATGTATGTTTCCAACCACAGGGAGTGCTGCCCAGGGGTAAGATGCCCAACCCCCTGCGGGAGAGGAACGCCCAGGTCAACAAGCTGGTCAAGGATGCAGTGTCCTCTCTCCCCCACGCCTCCCTCCTCAACGTTGACCCCGGCTTTGTGCACTCGGACGGCAGCATCTCCCACCAGGACCTGTATGACTTCCTCCACCTCACCCCTCAGGGCTACCAGGCTGTGTGCCAGCTGCTACACGCCCACCTCAAGGGCCTGCTGGATggtttttttaaaagtttttttagtttattttttatttttacagggacagtgcacattaatcaacgtttcagtaaaagtgccggttttagccagccggctaattttcaaccgcagtccctgggcaggttattaaaaacaattacaatatagacaatagcagcatagaacaagcaagacatagcatacagacaaagcaacataggacaagcaagacgtagcatacagacagagcaacataggacaagcaagacatagcatacagacagagtaacataggacaagcaagacgtagcatacagacagagcaacataaaacaaaaagcagcaagacaaaattcataaaagcaacaaagtgtttccacacctcacaagctacagacaacagacaacatggaaagcggcaacacacagctagggaccatgttcacaaatctgattgacctttagccatgtcttcaagcattttgtgaaagtgtgatatgtggtgcagttatgtgtgtctgatggcagtgtattccagacatgggaagctctcacagagaaaacggataactaaaggtgcttttccttaggggaactatacagtcacctctcatggcagaccttgtggatctgctgccatatgtctgggttttctgtttaacaaaaatattgagtggagggggagccaggccattaaggatcttgaatacaagacatgcgtcggtgtattgcacaagattttcccaactcaagagctcatgctttctaaggatgtgacaatgatgatggctattgggcttcctatcaagcactttgagagcctgtttgtagacagactgaataggttttaatgttgtacagcaagcttgggcccaactagtcaagcagtatgttaagtgggggagtatcatagatttgaagtacagttttgctacctctgtagtcaaacaatttcgtataaatcggaaattagctaggttgaatttggttatttgaattacctttttcacatgctttttaaaagagaggttggaatcaagtatgatgccaaggtacttaaaatcggataccacctggagcttctccagtgacacatagacatctggctcagtagcatctgttgccctctttgtgaagaacatgcaaactgtttttttcacattgagatgcaaacacgagtcactgagccactttgtaacctggaccattgtTGAATGTTGATTGTGTCAAAATGCAATGCATTAAAACCAATGAAAGCTTACAGTTTGTGTGGACATTGCTTTATTTGTAGCTTCCAACCACTGAAGTGTGTCTGCATGACGGCTCTGCAAAGAAAAGtttttaaaacaaaataataacatCATTGACCTTTAGCTGTATCTTGTCAaaatatccagtgtgtgtgttctagagtGTGTTTGATTGCTTAATGTACTCAAAACAATGGGGGCAGCGAAAGTTGGAACACAAAAATTTAGAGATTTATTGTATTGGGATGACCAAACAGTTTTATACCGGCATGTGATGATGTGAGCACATCCAAGATACTGTACCTGCATATGTTGAGTTATGCCTGAGCAGAGAACCACAAGAGAGCTGTCTAGTGACACACAGCACTGTGATGAGACGTTGGACCTGCTTCTTCGTATGGTTTGTTGGCAGTGTCAGTTGTCGAGAAGTATTTGTTTACTACTTCCACCTTACAGCTTCTAACATGCTGAAAATGGACGCTCAAGAGACCAAGTGTAAATATCTGTTTTTAAGTTGGTCTTCAGAGATACCATCGACATGGGGATGAATGATCCAGCCAATCCAGCGTAGCGGTGTGGAGCCCAATACCATGACTGATTAATGGAATCCAGCAAGCACCAAACCGTTATGCCGTGAAAGAATGTTCATGTCCTGTGATAGTCAATGTGAGATTTGACTGTGCAAACAGAACTTCTCTAACCCTTTCACATAAACTGTCATTTAGTTTGCTCTAATCGCTTGAATGATGATCTGGGCAGCATATTGACCTATCAGATCAATGACGCTTTTATTTCCTCATTGCTTTGCTAAAGGAATAtttgatcattgtcttgtttgCCAAGGAAACACAATCACAGTGTCTGGCTGACAGTTTCAAGCGGCCCTCAAGTCTTCAGGTGAACATTCTATTTAATTAACGTTATTTATTAGTTTGCTCTGAAAGAAAGTATATTTATTGAACATAAGCCATGAAGGCAGAAGAGTGTTTTGCCATCACAGGTCAGTATCATGAAGGACTCTCATCCACCTGTCAGGCTGACTTCACTCATCAGTAACACTATGAGGTGTTGTTTTGGCCAACGTCC
The genomic region above belongs to Oncorhynchus mykiss isolate Arlee chromosome 3, USDA_OmykA_1.1, whole genome shotgun sequence and contains:
- the LOC110503610 gene encoding platelet-activating factor acetylhydrolase IB subunit gamma-like, producing MAIVQLIKDKLPKAYTLVLGVLPRGKMPNPLRERNAQVNKLVKDAVSSLPHASLLNVDPGFVHSDGSISHQDLYDFLHLTPQGYQAVCQLLHAHLKGLLDGFFKSFFSLFFISSNH